Part of the Paenibacillus guangzhouensis genome is shown below.
TCCCTTTACTTAAATACCCCTGGACTAACCCGAGTTTGTACATCTCAAGTTCCTTCCACGTCGCTTCCTTCAGTGTTTTATTTCCGAGGAAATCTCTAAATTTATTAATGGCGTTCCGATAATTGCGTATCGTATAAGCCGAATGGTGAAACGAAGCCAGAAATATATTAACGATTTGATCATCCGAATAAGCGTTATTGTGATCCATTTGTATAATGCTTTGAGATAAGATGGGTTGTGTTTTCAATCTTATGGTCTCCTTTATTATGCGAACAACACAAATTGTGCGTACTACAATAGAACTATACGACACGATGTCTGATAGGTTCGCAAAATTTTCGTCTCTTGATGTTAATCTATATCTAAAATATGGACACGAACGCATCGATTTATTCCGCCACATACTACTGTGGGCAGAATAAGATACTGTTAAAATAACATAATTTATCCCGCCAAGATAGACTTGGCGGGTTTGCTGTATTGTCACTGATTTGATTTTAACAGATCATGCAGCCGTTTACGTTCTTTATCATTCACAAGATAATAATAAATATTATTAATACGTGTTCCTGTCCCCTGAACCTCTGTTGTATCGATAGAATTAAACGCTGGCAGGTAGTTCTTATACATGTATTTCATCTCGTCGAATGTGATGTTCGTCTTCACATTTCGGCCAAGCGCCTTTAAAATACCAGGAATCCGGTCGATGCTGCCCCACTGCATCGCGGTATTCATCAGCTTCAACAACACCTGACGCTGCCGATCATTCCGCCCCTTATCTCCGCGAGGATCATCGTACCGCATCCTAGTATAGAGCAGTGCATGCTCACCGTCCAGTTTCAACGTTCCTTTATTGAAATGAACCCCTTCCTGATTGAAGGCAAACGGGTTCTCGACTTCCACGCCACCCACCAAATCAACAAGCTGCACGAAGCCCTCCATGTTAATTTTGACGACATAATCGATCGGCATATCAAGGAACTTCTCCACGGTAGCAAGCGCCATCTCAACGCCTCCAAAGGCATACGCATGATTCATTTTATCGACCGTATGATGCCCTACGATTTCTGTTCTTGTATCGCGAGGTAAATTGAACATCACCATGGATGGCTTATTCGGATTCACCGACACCACGATAATCGTGTCAGATCGTCCTCTGTCATGTTCGCGCTCATCTACACCCATCACAAGCACGCTGAAAGGTTCGAGCTTCTCGACGGCTACAGGTTCCGTTTTCGGCTTCACGGTCGTATCCTGGCTCACGTATACGGGCTTATTGGCTTTTACAGGGATGTACATCTGCTCCGCCGTCTCTTTGACCGTGCTATAGACATAATAGGCAACACCACCAGCACCACAGATCAGCACGAAAATTGTTATTGATACAATCCATACCCAACGTTTCATTGTGCGAAGACTCCTTCGTCTGTCAGCTCCATTTGGCCCCATCGCACCTGAAGCTGCTCCTCCACTTCATCTAAGTCACCAAGACCAACTTGAACTTCTGCCCACTTCATCACGGTCATGGCATGAATGCGATGAGGTATACCTGCCTTAATCTGCAGGACATCCCCTGTACGTATGTGACAGCCTTCCCCATTGTGGATGAACTCGCCTTCTCCATGCGTCACAATCCATACTTTGGATCGCATCGTATGATTCGCATAAGCCAGATGATAACCCGGCTCAAGCACAAATTTACTCGTCATCACGATATGTCCTGAAGGCTCCTGCCTACAGTCCAAAATCCAATATCGCCCATCATCAAAACCATATTCACCAGATCCACGATTCATGCATACCATCCCGTCCACGTCAGCCCCATTCTAACCGAATGTCTTCGACATACCTCAAGCAGATACCACCGATACGATCACTTGCGCCAAAATCACCATCACACCCGCAACCTTGAGCAGCATATATCCTTCTCGCAATACGACCATCGCGATAAGCGCCATCATCCCCCATCCCACTGCCGTACGTAACGAATTGGAATGCGTTCTACCTTGCCTGCGCTGTACGATACGAAATAATCCATAGCTAAACATACCTATCAACAGAATCCCTAATAGAATTGGATCTACCACATCCTCTACCACCGATCCGGATTGCCAGACCTTGCTGTACAACCATTCGAAGTTCAACATGACTTGATCCTCCTCTACTCTCTCATCTGTGAATTTTTGTATATTAAATTTATGATACAATATGTATCCTTGTCAATCACAAATCTACCAAAAAGATACATTTTGTTCTCTATCATTTTATTCCGTAAAAACCTTGCTGTACCTGCATTTCTCGACATCGGTCCGATCAACAAATTGAGACAGAACATGCTGATCTTCGCCTAGTTCTACCAAAAAGAAAAGCCTCCTTTTGGAGGCCTTACGCTACTGTTTATGACGATATAGTTGTAGAAGTTCCTTCTCCCGGTCCAAGGTTAATCCCGCCTTAAGCGGCTTGTCGTTTTCTTCCTTGCGCTGCTGATCCCAACGCCATATGTCCTCGATTGTCGCTTCCAGCGGTCTGCAGGTGAGCCCGGCTTCGATCGCCCGTGAAATATCCACTGAACCTGCACCACGCCAAGGCTCTCCCCCTTCTTCGAGCGGGAAGTTATGTGGGATCCATAACGGCAAATCTCGCCATGGCTGAACCTGATGGTCTAGTAGGAATTGTTCCTTCGCTCATACCCATGCCGCATCACTATTCGTGACGCTTCGGCACGTGTTCAGGAATTGTTCCATCGTCAGTGGTTTCGCCGGTCGGTCGCGACCATCAATGAATTGAATCTGCTGCGTCGGAAACTCAGGCGCAAGCACGGTACCACCCTCACTCACACGTCTTACCCAATAGGTCAGACGGTCTGACTCATCATGCGGGCCAACAATCAACCCTGGCCGGACATTCAATACGCGCCCAGGCATGAGACGCTCCGCCTCGATCTCACACATTCGCTTGAGATGACCATAATAGGGTCCTGGCAATGAAACAGATGGATCCTGGAGCAACTCTTGTAATTTTTCATTGGATAGGGTAGGCGTAATATACTGCTCGTTAATCCCTTCAGGGGCCCAGTCCTGATAGACCGAAATGCTGGAGATCATCGTGTAATGCTTCAGCTTCCCGTCCAGTACGTCGAGCAGACTTGTCACATCGTGCGGGAGATAAGCACACGTATCAACAACGGCATCCCAAGATCGATTCTGCAGCAGCGAAAGATCCTGTTTACGATCCCCAATAAGCTGTTCAACAGGCTGATCTTCAAAAATTCCATTGTGCTGCCCTCGATTAAATACTGTGACCTGATAGCCTTTACGCAGCGCTTCTTCGACGACAAATCTGCCAAGAAACCGTGATCCACCGATGACAAGAATCTTCATTTCCTGTCCC
Proteins encoded:
- a CDS encoding LCP family glycopolymer transferase, translating into MKRWVWIVSITIFVLICGAGGVAYYVYSTVKETAEQMYIPVKANKPVYVSQDTTVKPKTEPVAVEKLEPFSVLVMGVDEREHDRGRSDTIIVVSVNPNKPSMVMFNLPRDTRTEIVGHHTVDKMNHAYAFGGVEMALATVEKFLDMPIDYVVKINMEGFVQLVDLVGGVEVENPFAFNQEGVHFNKGTLKLDGEHALLYTRMRYDDPRGDKGRNDRQRQVLLKLMNTAMQWGSIDRIPGILKALGRNVKTNITFDEMKYMYKNYLPAFNSIDTTEVQGTGTRINNIYYYLVNDKERKRLHDLLKSNQ
- a CDS encoding cupin domain-containing protein, which gives rise to MNRGSGEYGFDDGRYWILDCRQEPSGHIVMTSKFVLEPGYHLAYANHTMRSKVWIVTHGEGEFIHNGEGCHIRTGDVLQIKAGIPHRIHAMTVMKWAEVQVGLGDLDEVEEQLQVRWGQMELTDEGVFAQ